GCCATTGGCAACGATCCAACCCTTCTTCTGGTTGATGATGATAAGCCTTTCTTGCAGCGCCTTGCTCGCGCCATGGAAGGTCGGGGCTTTCAGGTGACAACTGCGGAATCCGTTGAAGAAGGCATTGCGGCTGCAAAAGCTGCGGCACCTGCTTATGCTGTGGTTGATATGCGCTTGGGTGACGGAAACGGGCTTGATGTGATCGAAGCCATCCGCACACGCCGCACCGATACGCGTGCGATTGTGCTCACCGGCTATGGAAATATTGCAACTGCGGTGAACGCCGTAAAGCTTGGCGCTATTGATTATCTTTCCAAGCCTGCCGATGCGGATGAAGTGTTTGCTGCTTTGACCCGACGTCCGGGAGAAAAGGTTGCACCACCAGAAAATCCGATGTCGGCTGATCGTGTTCGTTGGGAACATATCCAGCGCGTCTATGAGATGTGCGAGCGCAATGTTTCCGAAACCGCGCGTCGTCTCAATATGCACCGCCGTACTTTGCAGCGCATTCTGGCAAAGCGCGCGCCTCGTTAATCAATATCGGTCTCCGGCACGTCTACACCTGCAAGCTCTGCCAGCGTTAGCCGCGCAGCACCTGCTCTGGCAAAGCGCAACATCAGCGCTTTGCGCGATGCACCGGAAAGTTTGTGTTCCGGTGCATCGCGCAGAATTTCTGCGCCATAGCCATCCGATAAAATGAAGCCGCAATCCTGCGGGAAGATTTCCCTTGGCACCGAAGGATGTGTCGCAAAAAACAGCCGGTCACAGTAAGCTCGATAGTCTGGCCACTTTCGGTCAGCCTTCCAGTCTTCAAGGGAAGATTTGATTTCCACGATCCATATTTCGCTTTTGCGACCGACGGCAATCAGGTCTGCGCGTCTGCCGGACGCCAGAGACAATTCCGGCAAAGTTGCCAGCCCCATTTCCAGAAAC
This genomic stretch from Brucella pseudogrignonensis harbors:
- the regA gene encoding global response regulator transcription factor RegA — its product is MEDLKQEDTEAIGNDPTLLLVDDDKPFLQRLARAMEGRGFQVTTAESVEEGIAAAKAAAPAYAVVDMRLGDGNGLDVIEAIRTRRTDTRAIVLTGYGNIATAVNAVKLGAIDYLSKPADADEVFAALTRRPGEKVAPPENPMSADRVRWEHIQRVYEMCERNVSETARRLNMHRRTLQRILAKRAPR
- a CDS encoding MmcB family DNA repair protein; protein product: MPIVIPHKTHPLSDGRQSENAMLVRRGVQRLFLEMGLATLPELSLASGRRADLIAVGRKSEIWIVEIKSSLEDWKADRKWPDYRAYCDRLFFATHPSVPREIFPQDCGFILSDGYGAEILRDAPEHKLSGASRKALMLRFARAGAARLTLAELAGVDVPETDID